In Carya illinoinensis cultivar Pawnee chromosome 9, C.illinoinensisPawnee_v1, whole genome shotgun sequence, the following are encoded in one genomic region:
- the LOC122277545 gene encoding BOI-related E3 ubiquitin-protein ligase 1 gives MAVEARHMYLFPSQLITNRDFVKSNPGKADICGALMFSGLPLAGTMPEMQPGFNQLSADCNLVSSQTFMNKADSGLSYTIPDRRKRPTDSFNELNALTVPQKRSKASGLSSFLDHDIIFQAQQQQQAEIDRFFAQYAEKVSSKLEEQKRMLLSACQENFTNKLKEKDEEIQRMGKLNWVLQERVKSLWLENQIWRDLAQTNEATANNLRSDLEQVLAHVSKDSDAESSCGSNDMGRCVVGEEGNQEEAETATTVREKAVVGGGGDGHSHRIMCRQCRAKESRVLLLPCRHLCLCTTCGSSLRNCPVCHSAINASVHVNFS, from the exons ATGGCAGTTGAAGCTCGTCATATGTACCTGTTCCCTTCTCAGTTAATCACAAATAG GGATTTTGTCAAATCTAATCCGGGAAAAGCCGATATATGTGGTGCCCTGATGTTCTCTGGACTGCCTTTGGCTGGAACAATGCCTGAAATGCAACCGGGTTTTAACCAATTATCCGCAGATTGCAATCTGGTTTCTTCTCAAACTTTCATGAATAAGGCTGATAGTGGGCTCTCCTACACCATCCCTGATCGGAGAAAGCGGCCCACGGATTCGTTCAACGAGCTTAATGCTTTGACAGTTCCTCAAAAGAGATCCAAAGCATCCGGGTTGTCGTCTTTTCTCGACCATGACATCATCTTCCAGGCTCAGCAACAACAACAGGCAGAGATCGATCGGTTTTTTGCCCAATat GCAGAAAAAGTAAGTTCGAAACTTGAGGAGCAAAAAAGAATGCTGTTGTCAGCATGCCAGGAAAACTTCACgaataaattgaaagaaaaagacgAAGAAATTCAGAGAATGGGAAAGCTGAATTGGGTCcttcaagaaagagtgaaaagCCTGTGGTTAGAGAACCAGATATGGAGGGACTTGGCGCAAACAAACGAGGCCACGGCCAACAATCTTCGCAGCGATCTAGAGCAAGTGCTGGCCCACGTGAGCAAGGACAGCGACGCAGAGTCCAGCTGCGGGAGCAACGACATGGGCCGGTGCGTGGTGGGGGAGGAAGGCAATCAGGAGGAGGCGGAGACGGCGACGACGGTAAGAGAAAAGGCGGTGGTTGGTGGCGGGGGTGATGGGCACAGCCACAGAATAATGTGTAGGCAGTGTAGGGCGAAGGAGTCAAGGGTGTTGCTGCTGCCATGCAGGCATCTATGCCTCTGTACTACGTGTGGGTCCAGTCTTCGCAATTGCCCAGTATGTCATTCTGCCATCAATGCTAGCGTCCATGTCAATTTCTCCTAG